Within Coffea arabica cultivar ET-39 chromosome 4e, Coffea Arabica ET-39 HiFi, whole genome shotgun sequence, the genomic segment ACTGCTAAAATATACTACCACAAACTGCAAAACATCAGACTTTGAGGTTTGAATTCTCGTTATTGACAATATTCGTCTGCTTGGCTGTAGAATCTCCAATGTCTGCTTCTTGCGACAATCTAAACTTTAGAATCTTGTGAAGTTGTGTTATTGGCTTGACTTGCTTAGTGGGGGCACGCTTGTTGTCTACTATACATCTTCCGGTGAAAAGGTTGGCTTCAGATGGGCCTGTTTCTTGATGGAGCTCAGGAGCAGCATCTACAAACATAACTCAGTTTTAGTATACTATAGGAAGAGGTGTTCAATACATGTATTCTTCCTAAGATTTTTGCTAAGAATGATACAAATTTAAGATGCTGGATAAATAATCAACTGTGTAACACGAAGAAATTCAACATTTCAAAGTCCAAAATGTGTCCAAACTTGCTCGTAAAGTTTCATCTACTCGTTCAGTGGTAACAGGGCAGATATTCTTCTTATTCCTCGTTCTCTGCCCCAGTACTTACATGAAGTCCAGAATGACAAATGTAAAGCAAGCGAAAAATAGGAAATTTTAGAACCCATAGCCAGCTGATTCTTTAGAGTGGGGCAATTTGGCCATCATTTCATCTACAACTTTTAATCCAGTCCCCAAAGAACTAACCTGAAAGCAACTCAAGGATCACCAAAAATTCCATTTCAAGTACTAGAGCAGTCATTGTAAGTTACATTGAAATGAAGGGCACAATATTCGTTGCAAGAAATGAAGGGTCTTGACCATGGTGGAAGATTGGTTATTGACCTGTATGCCAACCACTTAGACAACTACAAGCAAGAATCATCAGAagacaaaaatcctaaaaaatttTGGTTGGAATTCCGTTGTGCCATTCAAAGCATAAAATCTCACTCAGCCATCATTTAAGATACAGTAATAGGACTTCAGCAAACTTACATCAGAGCTAATTAAAGTTGCAAAGTGCGTCAAATTTGAAGTGAAGGAGGAGAGTAAGCTAAAGCATTTGACTGAtgagtttaaaggtaaataaggGATAATCGAAATTCATTGGTCTAATGAAGAGGTATGGAGCCTTCTCTGCACTTCTATGTCCAAACAcacttttttcaaattaaaataaaaaaggacAAAGAACAGGGAGGATTACATCTTACCACATTCGCTAAAAACAAGGCACGTCCCAATTGTTTCTTCATATTCACCTATCTGAGAAATAAAAGAGTAGTGTGACGTGAATACATCAAATACAATGTAGTTTTCACCACCCAAACCAAACAAATTCCAGAAAAGCTTAACACTCACCAGTCTAAATTTCTCGTCGATGATCAAAGTTGGATTTAGTGTGTCTAAACCCTGCATAAATTATCAACCAAAGGTTAGACATCACATAGCAAAAGCCGGAACTgtaaatcatttaaaaaattcCAAACTGCAcctaaaaaaaaagcaatttagaTATTGAAACAATTTTGAGCATTCAGAATTTCAATCAGACTAAAtaacaaaaccagaaaacaccGTATCCACCTCTCCAGGAGCAGAAAGAATAAACATGAACCAAAAAGATAAACAGACTGCAAAAGTTATAAACATTGGATAAACCAGCTTTACAATATATCTTCCAAAATTCCAAACTTTTTGCTTCTAAACATGGTAGCTTAAACAAGAACAGAATAGATGACGGACTTCGCATTTACCACAACAGAAGCAGAAAAAGAACCATATTTATAATCAATCAAGCAATTTTAcagcacacacacacacaaagaaAATGACAACATGAAATTTAACAATATACtaataagaataaaaattaGAGTTTGAGAGCGAGGTTGAAGAAATATTACAGAGAGAACATAGGGAGCATTGGGAGGAATGTGAACAAGGTCCGTCACAGCATCCAGATTTATCAATACGTACTCTTCTTCCTCCACCTCTTCCTCCCTTTTATCATCCTGGTGCCATCTTATATTGTTGTCTTCCATcattaatttgatttttagcTGGAAATAGCATCAATTATTTCAGAGTATTACTCTAATCGCATAATAGTTATAATAAATGAACATAATATAAAACTCACGTTGATGAAGCTGCCAAAACCAAAACCCCAGGACCCAAAACCCCTATTAGCATCGAAAGATTCGACATTTAGtaaagaaaatcaaatttccCAGAAAAAACACTTGCTTAGCTTGGAAGGTTTTGTGAAACCTTGATAAAGAGCAGGGAAAGTAGAGATTCGAAATTACTCATACCCTTTTCGGCTCCAGGAGACTGAAAAGGGAAAATAATTCCTCAGGAATGAGTTTTCTATGTTTGGCAAATATGCAAACTACTAAGGAAAGAAAGTAAGTGAAATTGCTAAGGGAAGTGTTCGCATAATTTGCCTAGAATAAGAGATAATCAGCTTCCACACAAAAACGTGCGGAAACGGTGGAGAAAGAAGCCTAGATGGATCAACACGCATATCTTCAAGTAAAATGATAGAATCGGATCAGTTGTTAAGGAAAGTtaccctctcttttcttttctgcaaCTCACCGGACAGAGGAAggaagagagaaaaggagagagtCGCGTGATTGGATGACTACTGCCCGGAATTGTCGCCGTCTCCGACTCTGGCGCCGCGTGGAATTGGGTAGAATAGTGGCTGCGATGGACGTTGGTGGGGATGGGGCTTTTTGGGCCGAGAAACGATGGAGAAGAAAgcagtttcaaaaattttactttAGCCCCAAATCTTTTGTTCTATGTGCTCAACCCCCTCCAGAGTTTTATATCACTGGACTTTACTTTTTAATGTTACATGTTGGCCGGTcaattttttgagaaataatTACATTaaataacttttatttttttgagaatGAACATTAAATAACTTATAAATAGGTTTGACCAAGATTAATTCAAGTCAAATAATTGTTGCTTTATAACTTTGGTTtaccgtttttttttttaacctcccATCCCTACTTGACCCTTCCCAGCCACATTCAATGGAAACCTGACCGCGATAGAATCTCTAATAGCTGTTGTTTTATAGTTTCGAATTTTTAACCTTCAATCCCTCTTTGGAACTTTCCTACCCACACTTGACAAAACCTAACAGCAACACAGAAACTCTAACAGTTTTTCCATAATCACTGGCTAGTGATTTGCAGTTTTAAAATaattaggttgtgtttggattgcattttccgttatcttttatgaaaaaattactgtagcgatttgatatatgtgagggaaaaaggtgatagggaaatgtgatcacggaaaacgacaatattttccgacggaaacaagcaatccaaacaaggccttagaATTGAAATCTCAAATTCTTGCTCATAATGGCTAGcttattttcaatctttttgacaataaaaacaaaaaaattgttaaaattcGTTTGAGGCTATTCAAGTTTTTCGTCGTCCTTCCTGTTAGGGTGCTCttatgaaattttcatgatccTCAAATCAGATGCTCCTCTATGGCGCTACATGTGAATCCCGCTAATATGGCAAAAGCCTTGTACGTGCTAATATGGCTCGTGCTTTTTGATTTGGATGCCATCAGTAATATTAACCGATGGATTAGTCTCCTCGCTACTTCACTCTCTTCTATCTTTATTGTCTCCGCTTACTTTTGTGTTTGGAGGGCGTACTGTTGTATTTGGAGGGGAGAAATGTGTATTATTATATACTAACAAAAGGAGCTAAATGATAAATAGTTTTGGTCCGCACGtaaagttattaaaaattacaattcatgtcaaaacaataataatattttatagataaaattatataataaaaagcaaaaggatTCAAAGGAGTGTACACTACGACAATAGGCTACATGTTcaaaatagagagagaaaaagaaaagaaaagaaaagataaaatagATATTCGTGTTTCatatatcaaaatttataatataaaagataaaatagAATTGAttcatttaaaataataaataaacaaacaaatttgAGCCGTTCTTTTGGTTTTACTCTTTCAAACTAAACTTAGCTTTGCATTTTCAAAGTAAAAGCACCAAGTTTAAAGTGATGTCAAATTTTCAAAGGACAGTTTATAATTGAATCCGTGTTTAACTTCAAAATTGAAGAGGTcaactttaaagtgaaaaagaaaaatctcataACAATTCTTGCAATTTGGTTTACGTCTTCAAAATATAATACTTAACTGACCTTTcataatataaaaattatattaaaccaaaaaactGATCACAATAGTTTCAAGTGTAGGCACCtgaaaatgcaaataaaaatttgataCTATTGTATAACATCCTTAACAactacaaaaattttaaaaatacttaGAATATAAAAATGACATGGTGGTGttacatatttacatatgaagaaaataataaaaaataaaaaagaagaaaagaataagAATATACAAAACAATCAAAAAACTCTAGGATGTTCTTAGTCATTGGGTTTTAGGCTCTTCTTCAAGCCTATCAAGGTCAAATTTGGgtaaatatatacaaattaagtagGTGTAGTTTAGGTTCAAATATTTTATATCTTTTCTTaaattatattgttatttcctttttatttttggtaagactcattttattttcactttatttttcatcaaaaataaatatcttaaattaaaattttcatgtttgaAGGGCCAGtagaatttatttttaatttaatgaTTTCAAAATCTAGGCTTTATTAATGGTaccattatttattcgatttgGTTAACAAGGCACTTGTTAAGAGCAGTTTTgagtgtttattttttatttttttaaaaaaaagtataatTAATTTGGAAGAGTGTCTAGATACATGGGGATAAGTAACCAATATCAAACATAAGCATATTATATTTTGGTAAGGTTgataaaaattgaaattcacaTTGCAAAATCATGGGCATTAAAATTCTGCTTTTAGGGACTAAACTAAACTAATTAAAGAACATGTTTAGAATGAATCCAAACAAAaggtagtaataataataataatataaacagCAATtctcaattcattcatctaataGGAAATAGTAAGagagtttgaaatttgaattcgaAATAATGATAAGATTAGTTGTATTATCCACTATTTTAAAGATTTATTGAATTTGATGTATTAAATTGGAGGCAGAAAAGGTGTATTGGTTTTAACTCAGCATGTAAATCTAGGCTAGAAAATTGCAACCTACATCAATTCTTAGGTTACCATATATTTCTCCTCTGttcaatcaaaatttaaaaacaGCTGAACCCCACCAGCAAGAAGAGGAGCTAAGCAATATAACGACCAACTCACTAGCAAAACAAGACAATTcagaagaaaaccaagaaatgTACTCCCCACACCAAACCCGCTCATAGACGGCCGTATTAACTACTAACTATCCACCCTTTTTCCTCTGCCGGCTTTCTGGTTTTCTCCTCTGATTTGCCACCTCGCTCTCTTCCAAAAACAATCTTCTCTTGTCGCCATTTTTTCCTCCCTTTATAAACTCCATATCCCTCACATCTGATTGGAGGAGGACCAAGTCATTCTAAATAGTTTCGCATTATTTCATTACTAGCTATAGTTCATTGGTCCATTATTCCTTTTTTCTATCTTCCTCCTCCTTTATAGCCTTTAATCTCTACACTCATCAGAGTGATCTTTCCTCAATTTTTTTGTCCCTCGAGGTGAACTATCTAATCTTCCTTATTTCATGGCGAAATCTTCCAAGCAGAAAACAAGTTCCactaccaccaccaccaccaccagcaTTGACGccgataataataatagtagcaATAGCAGTAACTCTACTAATCCCGTTGtcaaaaccaccaaaactaagcGAACCCGCAAGAGCGTGCCCAGAGATTCTCCACAGCAACGAAGTTCTGTTTATCGGGGTGTTACCAGGTACTGTAAATATATACAAGTGGTGATCATCTTTCCATAACCACGGCtttattgaaaattttcttttctttttacctTAATTTCTTTATCGAATAAAATTAAAGGGTTTCATTTTACCATCTATGCTTGCTGCAGACACCGGTGGACTGGCCGGTATGAAGCTCATTTGTGGGATAAGAACTGTTGGAATGAGTcgcaaaacaaaaaaggaagacaaggttttccttttttcttttaatcactATTAAGGATGCATGTTTTAACGCCTTGTTTTAATTAGTGGAGAGTGATTAACGTGGGGGTTTaatgttttcctttttgttggGGTGTTTCTGTTGACCGGTGTTCACGGTGGACTGCAACAAAAAATGCAGTTTATCTTGGTAAGTAGGTTTCCATCTTTATCAGCATTGTCATAAATTCTTTAATTATCACTAAACCTCAATtcgaattttgaaaagaaatattactCTATCGGTTTGAAAAGGTCCACTCTTCTTGTGCTGATATatgaaataagaaaagaaaaaaaaaaaaagagtcactttAGTGTAGCTACGTGGATACAAGAAATATTGTACAAGTGGATGGATGCTCCATGAATcgggctttttttttctttcttttttttttttttgggctggcAGGAGCTTACGATGATGAAGAAGCGGCGGCACATGCATATGACTTGGCAGCATTGAAGTACTGGGGACAAGACACAATTCTCAATTTTCCTGTAATCTATAATTCATCTTGcaaatctttgtttttttttttttgccctttttgttgaagaaatttaTATTGTAAGATTTTAAAagacttgaattttttttggttagATAATCATAGCGGTTTTGCTTAATGTATGTAGCTCTCGACGTATGAAAATGAGCTCAGCGAAATGGAGGGTCAGTCTAAAGAAGAGTACATTGGATCATTGAGAAGGTATGTGTACAAACGCAGTTGCCAATAGGATCACAAAATTTCCTTTAAATGTTAGAGCTCTTTTTTGATTTTCTTCCTGTATTCATGCAAAGTCGGATATCAACTTAATTTGAAGAATCTGTTTTGGCAGAAAAAGCAGCGGGTTTTCGAGGGGTGTCTCCAAATATAGAGGAGTGGCAAGGTAAAATTAGTTTGTTTGTTTCTCGAAGGGAGTAATAATATTAATTTTCGCATTTGATGAGCATGGTTCACTTACCATCAAGCAAAATAAATTAAAGGAGTCCCACCTGTGATAAGACGATTAAGACACATAAGTATGTTTCTCTCCTGAAATTAGTACCTACCTATCATTTAcggtccctttttttttggagttttgtttAACTGATGCCCAACGTTAAAATTGACTTAACGTAGTACCGTGTAATTATTACCCTTTCTAGATACTTTTTTCAGTTATTTTTACTTACATtcctttgtatttattttttttctaattaagagtattatcttttcaaaaaatatgacaCGTGAAATAAATCATAACCAGTATCCGTTGGCACCCGTTAGatggactttttttttatatatatataatgttcCAAAATCCAAATGTTTGTTGTTCATATCACAAAGCTTTCCACAGTGTGAGGTAGGGTTTATACATACACAGGAAATTGCTGTCCTCCGTCAATGGCAAGGCCCCTCCATCCAGTTCATTTTAAAAGCCAGCCGGTTCTGGTGAAGTAAACTTCTTACTATAACTTCTGGGCATCATCCAGCCACAAAGTAGTTAGGAAGACGAAAATTTATGACTTTGGACTAATTGATGCTGGACCAATGATAGAAAGTTGTCGAAGTAGTGCTTAGGTATCCATCACCTTTACTTGCCCAATTGACATGCATCATGCATGCCGAGTCTGATCGGTTCTCATCATTTTCATGCAATAGTACATCAATCAGTCCACAAATCTGGTAGAATTGAGATGGAACTTTTTGATCTCTTCTTTAAGTCTTTCACATTTTAGCATTAAATTCTGGCGGTGTTGATTGCGCAGACACCATCATAATGGGAGATGGGAGGCCCGAATAGGAAGAGTCTTTGGCAACAAGTACCTTTACCTTGGAACATATGGTAACTCTTTCCATCTTGCCCTTTATTTACTCTCTGTTGGCTGGTATATTTTTTGATGCCAAAAATGCTTATTGCCTCCTTCCACCAACCAAACAATAAATCTAACTaaaaaatttcatggtttttTGAGtgttattcttcatttcttggttTAAGAGCTTAATTATGACTCTCGTCGTCCGTCGtcgttgttgttgttttttcttcttttcccctttcccctgaCGTGattcaataaaaaataaacctGCTTTCTTAAAAATCGTTGTcaagattaccaaaagttggTGACTAATGCGTCTGCAAGGCTCATTAATGGTTAGATAATCTACCATAGAATGAAATCAACATCTTGGTCGCCCACCTAATTATTAACCAACGGCTCCCAATTACTTGCTCGTGGCACAACATTTGGCACTTTCCAAATTCAATGAGCTAATTAATCTATTCAAACAGATTTCATAAACATGATATGACCCTTAAGATTATCTATTGATACGCTTAATTAATTGGATATTTTAGTAGAGAAAGCTCCTTGTACCTCGCTCCATATGTCACTAATTAAGATTTGCATTCTTAACACAAGTCATCATGCCAAGTGAAAGCAAACAATAATTATTGTGTTAGTTGTCAAGTTCTCACGTGGTATTATTAATAAATACCACAATTAATCTCGAGTGATTATGTTTTTTTaaagatgaaatttttgaagTACATGTACATGCATTGCGTAGTCAAGAACAGAATTAGTAGATGAAAGAGAGCATCAAATTAATATGGTTGGTAGTTGTACGTGGATCACCAAACTCTCAACTGCTAAGGCAAACATTTAAGGTTTAAACTTTTATGATAATGATGGAGTATTAATATAACTCTTTCAACCTTTTCCACCAAATATTATTTATGATATGCGGAATGAATTCTTGAATTTGTTATAGTTATGCCCATGCATGCATTGTCATGCAGCTACACAAGAAGAAGCAGCGACTGCATATGACATGGCAGCAATAGAGTACAGAGGACTTAACGCCGTTACTAACTTTGACCTTAGCCGTTACGTCAAGCGGCTAAGACCAAACCAAACTGGCAACGGTGTCAATAACGTTGCCAGCTCCGAACAATACCCTAACGTTGACCTCGAAGTTAATGTTAATCCAATCAAAGATGATGCTAGTGAAGAAGTGGATTTAAGCTTCATCCATCAGCAGCAACAACAACAAAGCTCTAGCTCGCCCGacacctccaccaccaccagctCCACCGCGCCACAGCCATGTCCAGCTGGCGGTGCCACCGCTTCGTCCGCATTAGGGCTTCTCCTGCAGTCATCCAAGTGCAAGGAAATGCTCGAGCGGACATCAGCTGTTGACAGCCCTTCGACGCCTCCTGAACAGCCAGAGCCGCCGCGGAGGAGCTTCCCTGATGATATTCAGACGTACTTTGCTTGTCAAGACTCGGGCAACTTTGCCGACGAACATGACAATATTTTTGGTGACTATAATCCATTTGCATCAACTATGTTCCCATGTGAGCTTGATGCATAGCAGAAGAGTCGACGCAAATATATAAACGGTGGCTTCTCAAGAATTAAATGTAGAATTATATATCGATTTTGTGAATACAAAGGTTGAAGACAGCGGCTGAGAAATGATAAGTAAGGCGACAAAAAAGAGTCTTAGGCTTCTAATTATTATTATCGAGTTTTTAGTTAACACGGTGCTTCCATGCTCTTCCCATCTGCAATATTGGAAgaggagagtttttctttccttttttactTTTGTCTGTTGGTTTgtttgttttactttggttgtTAATGTAGATAGGTTGGGTATAGACATTCATTTATCAGTTGCATTGATAAAATTTTTGTAGCCAATTAAGGGCATTTATTCTTCTGTTAGTGTCACACtgtctattttttcttaaacttttATGCTTTATATCCCCTGTCCGCTATCTAATCCAAATACTTTCATACATATATAAGCAGCATACTCATGAGGCTTGCGGCTTTATTTGGGTCCGGTTGCCAAATATTTGGGACTGGTTGGGGAATCAAGAGACTTCTTGATAGGTTCTTTGATACGAAATAAAAGTTTAAAATCAATCGTTTATGTAGAAGTAATTGTTAGACATTGGCACAATGTGGAAGTTGCTTCTTGTCTAAATCTATGCTCTTTTTCCTTGAGCATGCCTGCCAATAATACTCCGTGCTACAGACATTTCTCCTATTAAAGACAAAGGACTCCAAAAGCCTATTCTTGCTTTACAATTTGCTTTCCAGATGCGAATCAACTCCGAAGTTTCTCTCTTTTGGACTACTTGCCGGAATTTTCTAAGATACTTCTTTCATCTCCTTTTGCGATTCACCCGTAAAAACTGCAAAACATCTATGGTTAATTGCAATTGCCCTTAAACTATCAACTCTTTGAACTTTACTATCTTATATTATCTATTTGTATCATATAGTTTGCTCAAATAAGTTAAAAGTTTGAATTTAGATTACtgtttttgtatgaaaaatttGTATACCCCaaaattgcatttgtttacCGACAATCCCCTTGTTCACGTAGGGGTATCAAAGTGTTTTCACTCAAAAGTAGCTAAGAACATCCATTAGGGAGAATAACTTAAAcacttgtcttctttttttaagGGATTTTTAAAGTACTTTGAAGGATCAAGGAAGTCACCAAACAAATGTACCATGCCTGCATTTCTCAATGTCCGCCGATTAGGCAATTCTTCCCAAATAAACTGAATGCTTGAATCTTTCTGTTTCCTTGGACTTTCTTTATTGTCATTTGGTTGGAACTTCTTGTTCTCCGACCTAAAGAATTTAACATACTTTCTGATTGGTGCAATGAATATATGTCGATCGAAAAAACACAAACCAGATTCATCTTTATCTCTTCAATTCAGACCAGCTTCCAAATGTCAGCATGCATTTGCACAAAAGGCCAGCTCAGGGCCATTTATTGGCAGTTAGCGACTAAATTAACGGGCAATATCCGATTTTATGCGTAAAAATCCGCATCAGCTGGtcccaaatccaaaaaaaaaaaaaaaaaaagaaacaagtggAAGATAAGCAACCAACTGGCAACCTTTTTGGAGTTCTACGCTATCCTGCTCCCCCGACTTAGTATAATGGGATATGTATTCTGGGATTATTTCTTGGGAATTCAATGTCACAGTCTTTGTTAATGTACTAACGATACCCATGTGGACAACGTCAAAGCATAGGTAAGGTCAAGTAGCGTGCTGCTTATAGCTTGAGACAGTAAGTTTGGGatcaattttgtttaaatttgcTTTGTCGGATGTTTGTCGTACTCTTGCTtcgttttattttcttttcctcgtACTTAATTCAGGGCTACCCGAATTTGCTTAGAAGATTTGGACAGTGCATATATGATTAACTTTCTTTACAATTGATAAATTCCTGTGTGTGTAGATTACCTAAATCTAGAAAATTGTATGGCTATCCGTACTATAAAGTCGCTTTTTTTTGGTAGAATTGGCAAATTGGAGATCTTAAATTTATGCAGTAGCCTGTGTACACGAGATGCTTTCAAATTCCCACGTACAGGCTTTTTGATAGAATTGGTCCACTCGGAGGTCTTAAATTTATACAATAGCCTATCTCCTCTATCTACAGGAAATGCTTCAAAATTCCCACATAAAGATCACACAGAACAGTGCAAAAGAAAAGATTGGAGAAGAATCTGATACTTTCTCTTATCTCCATTTAATCATCTCTAGTCGCCTAGCATGTTACCAAAGTATGGTATTCACAAATCAGAAATCAGAATGTTACTTAGAGCCTCAACCTCAACTGTGGAGGCCCCCCAAATCAAGCTAAGAATTAGCTAATGACCGAAGAACTCGCTAAAAATTATCTTTCCCTCGCTTGTAAAGAactaaaaccaaaagaaaatcaTAGTCAATGAAAGTTGCTGCTGCTTTTTGTGTGTCTAATACCCTGGTCTTGCTTCTTCTACCTATGTTACTGGCTTAGAGTTACATACATGCTAGCTTCAGGTCTTCAAAACGAACTTCTGCTTTGAATAGTATGCCTGGCACCTCTATCCCTTGTTGGCGGAGGAAGTCAGCCAATGAATCAGTGGCTTCATCTTTGGCTGTTGCATTGCCAACAGGATATTGTAGTTACATTGTGCAACAGGCCTTTGAATCAATAGAAGCTAAACTGATGCAGAAGGCCTGAAATCCAGTCATGGGATATCTGCAAGATAGATTACATTCCTTGAATTATGACATTggtataaaaaattcatttcttGCTTGACTGTCGTGTGTTCCAAAATTGAATTAGTTTTCTCTACGCAGGTACCTGAAATCCATCACATAGTTGGACTTCCCCACCCTTCCAAGCTGGAGGATTGTCTGCCTTCCATTCTTCTAGTGACACAGAGAATCTTTTAGAAAATCGATCGACATCATTATGCAAAGTGTCGTCTATGTGAAACAGAACCTGGGGCTTTAAGAGCATATAATAGTTATGCTTGAGAAACTAATTCTATTCGTTTGATTTAATCTTGTAAGGTCCTTACGTCGATCTAATAAGCTATCAGGATTACCTCCAATGTCAGCTGGAAATTCTTTACTGAGCTCTGGATCCGAAGTCCTGTCCTTCCTCTGTCTCTATAATCTAATTCATACTTCTTTGAAATCTTTT encodes:
- the LOC113738510 gene encoding AP2-like ethylene-responsive transcription factor At1g16060; translation: MAKSSKQKTSSTTTTTTTSIDADNNNSSNSSNSTNPVVKTTKTKRTRKSVPRDSPQQRSSVYRGVTRHRWTGRYEAHLWDKNCWNESQNKKGRQVYLGAYDDEEAAAHAYDLAALKYWGQDTILNFPLSTYENELSEMEGQSKEEYIGSLRRKSSGFSRGVSKYRGVARHHHNGRWEARIGRVFGNKYLYLGTYATQEEAATAYDMAAIEYRGLNAVTNFDLSRYVKRLRPNQTGNGVNNVASSEQYPNVDLEVNVNPIKDDASEEVDLSFIHQQQQQQSSSSPDTSTTTSSTAPQPCPAGGATASSALGLLLQSSKCKEMLERTSAVDSPSTPPEQPEPPRRSFPDDIQTYFACQDSGNFADEHDNIFGDYNPFASTMFPCELDA
- the LOC113738757 gene encoding uncharacterized protein isoform X2 translates to MMEDNNIRWHQDDKREEEVEEEEYVLINLDAVTDLVHIPPNAPYVLSGLDTLNPTLIIDEKFRLIGEYEETIGTCLVFSECG
- the LOC113738757 gene encoding uncharacterized protein isoform X1, translated to MMEDNNIRWHQDDKREEEVEEEEYVLINLDAVTDLVHIPPNAPYVLSGLDTLNPTLIIDEKFRLIGEYEETIGTCLVFSECDAAPELHQETGPSEANLFTGRCIVDNKRAPTKQVKPITQLHKILKFRLSQEADIGDSTAKQTNIVNNENSNLKV